Proteins from a single region of Amycolatopsis sp. CA-230715:
- a CDS encoding sodium/solute symporter, translating to MQLNPWALAAIVVVAAVTYLLGHRSSRFATTTHDFLVARRTVRSRRNAAAISGEYLSAASFLGVAGVVLKDGADALWYPIGFTAGYLLLMLFVAAPLRRSGAYTLPDFVEARLESRSLRRFSTAFVVFIGVLYMVPQLQGAGLSLAIILPTPVWLGAIVVTMLVALNVIGGGMRAITVVQAFQYWLKLFAIAAPTFVLCAVFWTGGAPEGATPLAAPTSPVFTENTHIDVQTGVRLQVDNLTAVRVRDPGAKADHEAVWLANSEHEVADGTTLTFPAGASVPVVSGAPVHNENWLRPSSSGVDDLLTTYSLIFATFFGTMGLPHVLVRFYTNPDGKAARRTTVHVLLLLGLFYLFPTIFGALARMYVPKLLVSGRSDGAVLLLPSAMVPGVLGQIIGAVVAAGAFAAFLSTSSGLLVSVAGVVSTDMLPGRVKDFRLATVLVVAVAATLAVVLRPPDISISIGMTFALAASTFSPLLVLGIWWRGLTWPGAMAGMIVGGGSVLGALVYNNLCSYTGWYMPWWSEQPAIVTVPAAFIVTVLISLATRKHVPADVNPIMLRLHAPDPLGFMRDRAVARFGQAEEKVRMGKGRHRK from the coding sequence GTGCAGCTGAACCCGTGGGCGTTGGCGGCGATCGTCGTGGTCGCGGCCGTCACCTATCTGCTCGGGCACCGCTCGTCCCGGTTCGCCACCACGACGCACGACTTCCTGGTCGCCCGCCGGACCGTCCGCTCGCGCCGCAACGCCGCCGCGATCTCGGGCGAGTACCTGTCCGCGGCGTCGTTCCTCGGTGTCGCCGGGGTCGTGCTGAAGGACGGCGCGGACGCGCTGTGGTACCCGATCGGCTTCACCGCGGGCTACCTGCTCCTGATGCTGTTCGTGGCCGCGCCGCTGCGCCGGTCCGGGGCCTACACGCTGCCCGACTTCGTCGAAGCGCGCCTCGAATCCCGTTCGCTGCGGCGGTTTTCCACCGCTTTCGTGGTGTTCATCGGCGTGCTCTACATGGTGCCGCAGTTGCAGGGCGCCGGGCTGTCGCTGGCGATCATCCTGCCCACCCCGGTCTGGCTCGGCGCGATCGTGGTGACGATGCTGGTGGCGCTCAACGTGATCGGCGGCGGCATGCGCGCGATCACCGTCGTGCAGGCGTTCCAGTACTGGCTCAAGCTGTTCGCGATCGCGGCGCCCACGTTCGTGCTGTGCGCGGTGTTCTGGACCGGTGGCGCGCCGGAGGGGGCGACCCCGCTCGCCGCGCCGACCTCGCCGGTGTTCACCGAAAACACGCACATCGACGTCCAGACGGGCGTGCGGCTGCAGGTCGACAACCTGACCGCGGTGCGCGTCCGCGATCCCGGCGCGAAGGCCGACCACGAGGCCGTGTGGCTCGCGAACAGCGAGCACGAAGTCGCCGACGGGACCACGCTGACCTTCCCGGCCGGTGCGTCGGTCCCGGTCGTCTCGGGTGCGCCGGTGCACAACGAGAACTGGCTGCGCCCGTCGTCCAGCGGGGTCGACGACCTGCTCACCACGTACTCGCTGATCTTCGCGACCTTCTTCGGCACGATGGGCCTCCCGCACGTGCTGGTGCGCTTCTACACCAACCCCGACGGCAAGGCCGCGCGCCGCACCACCGTGCACGTGCTGTTGCTGCTCGGGCTGTTCTACCTGTTCCCGACGATCTTCGGCGCGCTCGCGCGGATGTACGTGCCGAAGCTGCTGGTGTCGGGGCGGTCCGACGGCGCGGTGCTGCTGCTGCCGTCCGCGATGGTGCCGGGCGTGCTCGGGCAGATCATCGGCGCGGTGGTCGCGGCGGGCGCGTTCGCGGCCTTCCTGTCGACCTCGTCGGGGCTGCTGGTGAGCGTGGCCGGGGTGGTCTCCACCGACATGCTTCCCGGGCGGGTCAAGGACTTCAGGCTGGCGACCGTGCTCGTGGTCGCGGTCGCCGCGACGCTGGCGGTGGTGCTGCGGCCGCCGGACATTTCGATCAGCATCGGGATGACCTTCGCGCTCGCCGCGTCCACGTTCTCCCCGCTGCTGGTGCTCGGGATCTGGTGGCGCGGCCTGACCTGGCCCGGCGCGATGGCGGGCATGATCGTCGGCGGCGGTTCCGTGCTGGGGGCGTTGGTGTACAACAACCTCTGCTCGTACACCGGCTGGTACATGCCGTGGTGGTCCGAGCAGCCCGCGATCGTCACCGTGCCCGCCGCGTTCATCGTGACCGTGCTGATCAGCCTCGCCACCCGCAAGCACGTGCCGGCCGACGTCAACCCGATCATGCTCAGGCTGCACGCGCCGGATCCGCTCGGGTTCATGCGCGACCGCGCGGTCGCCCGGTTCGGGCAGGCCGAGGAAAAGGTGCGGATGGGCAAGGGACGGCATCGCAAGTAG
- a CDS encoding LytR/AlgR family response regulator transcription factor — protein sequence MRVTVSAHEDTPDPRQLLVLAVDDEPHGLAELSHCLMNNANVRRVFSASDASDALRMLSTDDAEVRRRRELGYPAIDAVFADLEMPGLSGMEMSRVFAALDPAPVLVFVTGHAHEAVNAFDLGAVDYVLKPCQQERLDRAVKRVVEKLLSNPIAEAVPGAEPVKNDDEVIPVELAGTTKLIPRSTVRWVEAQGDYARLFTTEGSHLVRIPLAQLEERWEKAGFVRIHRSFLVALPLITELRMGQGGYQVVIGNEEKVLPVSRRHTRELKDRLVGSARNG from the coding sequence ATGCGAGTCACTGTGAGTGCTCACGAAGACACCCCAGACCCCAGGCAGCTCCTCGTCCTCGCCGTGGACGATGAGCCACACGGCCTTGCCGAACTTTCGCACTGCCTGATGAACAACGCGAACGTCCGCCGCGTGTTCAGCGCGTCCGACGCGTCCGACGCGCTGCGCATGCTCTCGACGGACGACGCGGAGGTCCGCCGACGACGCGAGCTCGGGTACCCGGCCATCGACGCCGTCTTCGCCGATCTCGAAATGCCCGGTCTGTCCGGGATGGAGATGTCGCGCGTGTTCGCCGCGCTCGATCCCGCACCGGTGCTCGTCTTCGTCACCGGCCACGCGCACGAGGCGGTCAACGCGTTCGACCTCGGCGCCGTCGACTACGTGCTCAAGCCGTGCCAGCAGGAGCGGCTGGACCGCGCCGTCAAGCGGGTCGTCGAGAAGCTGCTGAGCAACCCGATCGCCGAGGCCGTGCCCGGTGCCGAGCCGGTCAAGAACGACGACGAGGTCATCCCCGTCGAGCTCGCCGGCACCACCAAGCTCATCCCGCGGTCCACCGTCCGCTGGGTCGAGGCGCAGGGCGACTACGCGCGGTTGTTCACCACCGAGGGCAGCCACCTCGTCCGCATCCCGCTCGCCCAGCTCGAAGAGCGGTGGGAGAAGGCCGGGTTCGTCCGCATCCACCGCTCCTTCCTGGTCGCGCTGCCGCTGATCACCGAACTGCGCATGGGCCAGGGCGGCTACCAGGTGGTGATCGGCAACGAGGAGAAGGTGCTGCCGGTGAGCAGGCGCCACACCCGCGAGCTGAAGGACCGGCTGGTCGGTTCCGCGCGGAACGGGTAG
- a CDS encoding S49 family peptidase — MGMTDKLASRIPALADRVDRSDVVAVVKLHGVITPTPSPLARGSINLASMESALTRAFDHDRLRAVALLINSPGGAPTQSGLVAERIRQLADRKDVPVLAFAEDVAASGGYWLACAADEIFAHRTSMVGSIGVLSGGFGFTGLLERFGVERRLHTAGENKSRLDPFSPEKPEDVEWLKKMHSQLHEVFVSWVRERRGDRLSDAEDLFTGDVWLGQQALELGLVDGIGNLREVIEDRYPGAEISIAEPKRPLLAKLGLSAPAAASAMLDAVSQRATWSRFGL, encoded by the coding sequence ATGGGCATGACCGACAAGCTGGCTTCGCGCATTCCGGCGCTCGCGGACCGGGTCGACCGGTCGGACGTGGTCGCCGTGGTGAAACTGCACGGGGTGATCACGCCGACGCCGTCCCCGCTGGCCAGGGGTTCGATCAACCTCGCCTCGATGGAGTCGGCGCTGACCCGCGCGTTCGACCACGACCGGCTGCGGGCGGTCGCGCTGCTGATCAATTCGCCCGGCGGGGCGCCGACCCAGTCCGGCCTGGTCGCCGAGCGGATCCGCCAGCTCGCGGACCGCAAGGACGTGCCGGTGCTCGCGTTCGCCGAGGACGTCGCCGCGTCCGGCGGATATTGGCTGGCCTGCGCGGCGGACGAGATCTTCGCGCACCGGACCTCGATGGTCGGCTCGATCGGGGTGCTCAGCGGCGGGTTCGGGTTCACCGGGCTGCTCGAGCGGTTCGGCGTGGAGCGCAGGCTGCACACCGCGGGGGAGAACAAGTCGCGGCTCGACCCGTTCAGCCCGGAGAAGCCGGAGGACGTCGAGTGGCTCAAGAAAATGCACTCCCAGCTGCACGAGGTGTTCGTCTCGTGGGTCCGCGAGCGGCGCGGTGACCGGCTGAGCGACGCCGAGGACCTGTTCACCGGTGACGTGTGGCTCGGCCAGCAGGCGCTCGAACTCGGCCTGGTGGACGGGATCGGCAACCTGCGTGAGGTGATCGAAGACCGGTACCCCGGCGCGGAAATCTCGATCGCGGAGCCGAAGCGGCCGCTGCTCGCGAAGCTCGGGCTGTCGGCGCCCGCGGCGGCGTCGGCGATGCTCGACGCGGTGAGCCAGCGCGCGACGTGGTCGCGTTTCGGCCTCTGA
- a CDS encoding sensor histidine kinase: MDAVSEWPIAQLIPWGAFVVALIVLGVVIVRARRPNNVIEDAMLEAVYLMSKATPDLREGIDENSADRITSRLLELLKCVAVGITDGEGTLLSWDGEANDHYVDLVEAIGSAIRKARREVVGHEKMPCNHRGTCRMRTAVIVPLIVENSTEAALIVVGKSRGKRIVQMADAVAQFVCTQFELARLDESKHQLQQAEIKALRAQISPHFVYNALNTISSLIRTDPEEARDLLQEFADFTRYSFRTSGMFTSLAEELRNIDRYLTIESARFGGRLEVRLKIAPEVLSVVVPFLIIQPLVENAVKHGLANKPTGGMVTVTAQDYGTEALISVEDDGIGMDPMRLKELRDSHRSGAHVGLGNINQRMRQLFGDEYALMVETAPGAGMKVTLRVPKFAPGVRTNLPDYSSSSAEVPEQTPREPPAQPGRHDRAARRA, translated from the coding sequence ATTGACGCCGTGTCCGAATGGCCGATCGCGCAGCTCATCCCGTGGGGTGCCTTCGTGGTTGCGCTGATCGTGCTCGGTGTCGTGATCGTGCGCGCCCGGCGGCCGAACAACGTCATCGAGGACGCCATGCTCGAGGCGGTCTACCTGATGTCGAAGGCCACGCCCGACCTGCGCGAGGGGATCGACGAGAACAGCGCGGACAGGATCACCTCGCGCCTGCTCGAACTGCTCAAGTGCGTCGCGGTCGGGATCACCGACGGTGAGGGCACGCTCCTGTCCTGGGACGGCGAGGCGAACGACCACTACGTCGACCTGGTCGAGGCGATCGGGTCGGCGATCCGCAAGGCGCGGCGCGAGGTCGTCGGGCACGAGAAGATGCCGTGCAACCACCGCGGCACCTGCCGGATGCGCACCGCGGTCATCGTCCCGCTCATCGTGGAGAACAGCACCGAGGCCGCGCTGATCGTGGTCGGGAAGTCGCGCGGGAAGCGGATCGTGCAGATGGCCGACGCGGTCGCGCAGTTCGTCTGCACCCAGTTCGAGCTGGCCCGCCTCGACGAGTCCAAGCACCAGCTGCAGCAGGCCGAGATCAAGGCGCTGCGCGCGCAGATCTCGCCCCATTTCGTCTACAACGCGCTGAACACGATCTCCTCGCTCATCCGCACCGACCCCGAGGAGGCGCGCGACCTGCTGCAGGAGTTCGCCGACTTCACGCGCTACTCGTTCCGGACCTCGGGCATGTTCACCTCGCTCGCCGAGGAACTGCGGAACATCGACCGCTACCTGACGATCGAAAGCGCGCGGTTCGGCGGCAGGCTCGAGGTACGGCTGAAGATCGCCCCCGAGGTGCTGTCGGTGGTGGTGCCGTTCCTGATCATCCAGCCGCTGGTGGAGAACGCGGTCAAGCACGGGCTGGCGAACAAGCCGACCGGCGGCATGGTCACCGTGACCGCGCAGGACTACGGCACCGAAGCGCTGATCAGCGTCGAGGACGACGGCATCGGCATGGACCCGATGCGGCTGAAGGAACTGCGCGACTCGCACCGCAGCGGCGCGCACGTCGGGCTCGGCAACATCAACCAGCGCATGCGGCAGCTCTTCGGCGACGAGTACGCGCTGATGGTGGAAACGGCCCCCGGCGCGGGCATGAAGGTGACGCTGCGGGTGCCGAAGTTCGCGCCCGGCGTCCGCACGAACCTGCCCGACTACTCGTCGTCCTCGGCCGAGGTGCCGGAACAGACTCCGCGAGAGCCACCGGCCCAGCCCGGCCGCCATGACCGAGCGGCCCGCCGAGCCTGA
- a CDS encoding Fpg/Nei family DNA glycosylase, whose translation MPELPEVEALAHHLREHAEGRTVTRVDVASMTVLKTVSPAWTDLHGREVTGASRHGKHLDLVCGELHLVTHLARAGWLRWSDSLPPAPPKPGGKGPIALRVHLDGPGFDLTEAGTKKGLAVWIVRDPGEIPSIARLGPDALEVDRAKLGELFAGRTERLKTALTDQSLIAGIGNAYSDEIMHAAKLSPYSTPGKLDDAALDRLADAMRQILLDAVERSVGQSAARLKGEKRSGLRVHARAGLPCPVCGDTVREISFADKAFQYCPTCQTGGKPLADRRMSRLLK comes from the coding sequence ATGCCGGAGCTACCCGAGGTCGAGGCGCTCGCACACCACCTTCGTGAGCACGCGGAAGGCCGCACGGTCACCCGCGTCGACGTCGCCTCCATGACGGTGCTGAAGACCGTCAGTCCCGCGTGGACGGACCTGCACGGCCGCGAGGTCACCGGGGCGTCGAGGCACGGGAAGCACCTCGACCTGGTGTGCGGCGAGCTGCACCTGGTGACGCACCTGGCGAGGGCGGGCTGGCTGCGCTGGTCGGACTCGCTGCCCCCGGCGCCGCCGAAACCGGGCGGCAAGGGGCCCATCGCGCTGCGCGTGCACCTGGACGGCCCGGGGTTCGACCTCACCGAGGCGGGCACCAAGAAGGGGCTCGCGGTGTGGATCGTGCGCGATCCCGGTGAGATCCCGAGCATCGCCAGGCTCGGTCCCGACGCGCTGGAGGTGGACCGCGCGAAGCTCGGCGAGCTGTTCGCGGGCCGCACGGAGCGGTTGAAGACCGCGCTCACCGACCAGTCGCTCATCGCCGGGATCGGCAACGCCTACTCCGACGAGATCATGCACGCCGCCAAGCTGTCGCCCTACTCGACGCCGGGCAAGCTCGACGACGCCGCGCTCGACCGGCTCGCCGACGCGATGCGGCAGATCCTCCTCGACGCGGTGGAGCGCTCCGTCGGGCAGTCCGCCGCGAGGCTCAAGGGGGAGAAGCGATCCGGTCTGCGGGTGCACGCCCGCGCTGGCCTGCCGTGCCCGGTGTGCGGTGACACGGTGCGCGAGATTTCGTTCGCGGACAAGGCTTTCCAGTACTGCCCGACGTGCCAGACCGGCGGCAAACCGCTCGCCGACCGGCGGATGTCGCGCCTGCTGAAGTAG
- a CDS encoding DUF983 domain-containing protein: MNRLVQGEDGRDWTVRAQMEWRAPATADGSDDFEHDVAASYGPGIGMLVVTLALIGVLVVWLPTDVVIPAWVPLLLLLIIVFFPLRWVLRRPWTVVAETDGDVTGDHPPERWVGTIRGLFTVRGEVTKIAKTIERHALPDFDGPLRPME; this comes from the coding sequence ATGAACCGGCTGGTGCAGGGTGAGGACGGCCGGGACTGGACGGTCCGCGCGCAGATGGAATGGCGCGCACCGGCCACCGCGGACGGATCGGACGACTTCGAGCACGACGTCGCGGCCAGCTACGGCCCCGGCATCGGGATGCTGGTCGTCACGCTCGCGCTGATCGGCGTGCTGGTGGTGTGGCTGCCGACCGACGTGGTGATCCCGGCCTGGGTGCCGCTCCTGCTGCTGCTGATCATCGTGTTCTTCCCGTTGCGCTGGGTGCTGCGCCGCCCGTGGACGGTGGTCGCCGAGACCGACGGCGACGTCACCGGCGACCACCCGCCGGAGCGCTGGGTCGGCACCATCCGCGGGCTGTTCACCGTCCGCGGCGAGGTCACCAAGATCGCGAAGACGATCGAACGGCACGCGCTGCCCGATTTCGACGGTCCACTGCGTCCGATGGAATGA
- a CDS encoding sigma factor: protein MTEQATVPQHAFTGHDELALLRRLRSGEDAAFGELFELHAAAVRRLALGLAADRSEAEDITAETFFRVLQALRRGAGPRDHIRAYLLTVARRVSWEWHGARRDVPVTDDELTNRAGADADTHARTDERTLITTAFTSLPERWRTVLWQTEVEGEQPAVVAPHFGLSANATAALARRARLGLRAAYLQAHLAVDRTADVGCRAVTEKLGGYTAGSVTGSEARKIRKHLMGCASCRSMHAELRDVCSSLRAHAGVLVLLVPASGLVLGTAGSAGSSGAGVGFAAAVKGFLVGSKIQVGIALASTAAVGALGVAGGPVLFDPRGPHQLAQPDQGVQLLQIAPPVPGPGQNQKPVPPPAPRPGGAAVIDFVAPAGAGPAPGREHDHPATPPGEHRQLPSEVVVGTGPQLPGVQKPGTPPSSPPASTRTGTPRIDPGTGDPSPSSDITTPRITTDPSWTPEDPVEPTTPRKTAHPRPRQTSSPAGGTDGGPPRSGARTDDSTVGGCTGTSASPESSGSSG from the coding sequence ATGACCGAGCAGGCGACGGTGCCGCAGCACGCGTTCACGGGGCATGACGAGCTGGCGCTGCTCAGAAGGCTGCGCTCGGGCGAGGACGCCGCCTTCGGCGAGCTGTTCGAGCTGCACGCGGCCGCCGTGCGCAGGCTCGCGCTCGGCCTCGCCGCCGACCGGTCCGAAGCCGAGGACATCACCGCCGAAACCTTCTTCAGGGTGCTGCAGGCCTTGCGCCGCGGCGCGGGGCCGCGCGACCACATCCGCGCCTACCTGCTGACCGTCGCGCGCCGCGTGTCCTGGGAATGGCACGGCGCCCGGCGCGACGTGCCGGTCACCGACGACGAGCTCACCAACCGGGCGGGCGCGGACGCCGACACGCACGCCCGCACCGACGAGCGCACCCTGATCACCACCGCCTTCACCAGCCTGCCGGAGCGCTGGCGCACCGTCCTGTGGCAGACCGAGGTCGAGGGCGAGCAGCCCGCGGTCGTCGCGCCGCATTTCGGGCTCAGCGCCAACGCCACCGCCGCGCTCGCCCGCCGAGCGAGGCTTGGCCTGCGCGCCGCCTACCTCCAGGCGCACCTCGCCGTCGACCGGACCGCCGACGTCGGCTGCCGCGCGGTCACCGAGAAGCTCGGCGGCTACACCGCGGGCAGCGTCACCGGCTCGGAGGCGCGCAAGATCCGCAAGCACCTGATGGGCTGCGCGTCGTGCCGGTCGATGCACGCCGAGCTGCGGGACGTCTGCTCCTCGCTGCGCGCGCACGCCGGGGTGCTCGTGCTGCTCGTGCCCGCTTCCGGGCTCGTGCTCGGCACCGCCGGAAGCGCGGGCTCCAGCGGCGCGGGCGTCGGGTTCGCCGCCGCTGTCAAGGGTTTCCTCGTCGGGTCGAAGATCCAGGTCGGGATCGCGCTCGCGTCCACGGCCGCGGTCGGCGCGCTCGGCGTGGCCGGCGGCCCGGTGCTGTTCGACCCGCGCGGCCCGCACCAGCTCGCCCAGCCGGACCAGGGCGTCCAGCTGCTGCAGATCGCCCCGCCCGTGCCGGGTCCCGGCCAGAACCAGAAACCGGTGCCGCCGCCCGCGCCGCGGCCGGGCGGCGCCGCGGTGATCGACTTCGTCGCGCCCGCCGGGGCGGGCCCGGCGCCCGGCCGCGAGCACGACCACCCCGCCACGCCGCCCGGTGAGCACCGGCAGTTGCCCAGCGAGGTCGTCGTCGGCACCGGGCCGCAGCTCCCCGGCGTGCAGAAACCGGGCACGCCGCCGTCGTCGCCACCCGCGTCGACGCGCACCGGGACCCCGAGGATCGATCCCGGCACCGGCGACCCGAGCCCGTCGAGCGACATCACGACGCCGAGGATCACCACGGATCCGAGCTGGACCCCGGAAGACCCGGTCGAGCCGACGACGCCGAGGAAGACCGCCCACCCGCGCCCGAGGCAGACCTCGTCGCCGGCGGGCGGCACGGACGGCGGGCCGCCGCGCTCGGGGGCCCGCACGGACGACAGCACCGTGGGCGGCTGCACCGGCACGTCGGCTTCGCCGGAGTCGTCCGGCTCATCCGGATAG
- a CDS encoding lytic polysaccharide monooxygenase auxiliary activity family 9 protein, whose translation MRRKSLGLGVLLTSVLGLTLVSTGIAQSHGYTQNPPSRAYLCKLGTVKNCGSIQWEPQSVEGPKGFPARGPADGRICAANHSEFAQLDDPRGGNWPAKKLTSGANFDFTWTLTAAHATTSFRYFITKNGWNPAAPLTRAQLEPAPFLTVPFNGKRPPNTVQHSGTIPAGKSGRHLILAVWDIADTANAFYSCDDVTF comes from the coding sequence ATGCGAAGGAAGTCTCTCGGCCTCGGCGTGCTGCTGACGTCCGTGCTCGGCCTGACACTCGTCTCCACCGGCATCGCGCAATCCCACGGGTACACCCAGAACCCGCCGAGCCGCGCCTACCTCTGCAAGCTCGGCACCGTCAAGAACTGCGGTTCCATCCAGTGGGAACCGCAAAGCGTGGAAGGCCCCAAGGGCTTCCCCGCGAGAGGGCCAGCCGACGGCAGGATCTGCGCCGCGAACCACAGCGAGTTCGCCCAGCTCGACGATCCCCGCGGCGGCAACTGGCCCGCCAAGAAGCTCACCAGCGGCGCGAACTTCGACTTCACCTGGACGCTGACCGCCGCGCACGCCACCACGTCGTTCCGGTACTTCATCACCAAGAACGGCTGGAACCCGGCCGCGCCGCTGACCAGGGCGCAGCTCGAACCGGCGCCGTTCTTGACCGTGCCGTTCAACGGCAAGCGGCCGCCGAACACCGTCCAGCACTCGGGAACGATCCCGGCCGGGAAGTCCGGGCGCCACCTGATCCTCGCCGTGTGGGACATCGCCGACACCGCGAACGCGTTCTACTCGTGTGACGACGTGACGTTCTGA
- a CDS encoding Imm7 family immunity protein — protein sequence MFEYHGWVAIAETSGAESDDASLRRTVERVGRRMSDLGDYGLLDLRWLNGAPFLHFAGLPNHRARWGDEILDLFEHTARLAPGSYGLLYVRDDTDPFQGNEFRVYRMAKGQVTEHADPFLSPAVPTVEDAAD from the coding sequence GTGTTCGAGTACCACGGATGGGTGGCGATCGCCGAAACGTCCGGCGCCGAGAGCGATGACGCGTCGCTGCGGCGCACGGTCGAGCGGGTCGGTCGCCGGATGAGCGACCTCGGCGACTACGGCCTGTTGGACCTGCGGTGGCTGAACGGGGCGCCGTTCCTGCACTTCGCGGGTCTGCCGAACCACCGTGCCCGGTGGGGCGACGAAATACTGGACCTCTTCGAGCACACCGCCCGGCTGGCACCGGGCTCCTACGGGCTGCTGTACGTTCGCGACGACACGGATCCCTTTCAGGGCAACGAGTTCCGCGTCTACCGGATGGCGAAGGGGCAGGTCACCGAGCACGCGGACCCGTTCCTTTCGCCCGCCGTGCCCACGGTGGAGGACGCCGCCGACTGA
- a CDS encoding YiaA/YiaB family inner membrane protein, whose amino-acid sequence MTKPSAPNTGAFFAQAAVSFAVALAAVAIGVAFLPVNGWVRGFLALGLLYTVTSAFTLAKCIRDRQEDSYLVNRVDQARLDKLLAEHDPFKEAV is encoded by the coding sequence ATGACGAAACCTTCCGCGCCGAACACCGGCGCCTTCTTCGCCCAGGCCGCCGTGTCGTTCGCGGTGGCGCTCGCCGCGGTCGCGATCGGGGTGGCCTTCCTGCCGGTGAACGGCTGGGTGCGCGGGTTCCTCGCGCTCGGGCTGCTCTACACCGTCACGTCGGCGTTCACGCTGGCGAAGTGCATCCGCGACCGCCAGGAGGACTCGTACCTGGTGAACCGCGTCGACCAGGCGCGGCTGGACAAACTGCTCGCCGAGCACGATCCGTTCAAGGAAGCGGTCTGA
- a CDS encoding MarR family winged helix-turn-helix transcriptional regulator, whose amino-acid sequence MDEAQTSRLFELADLVLAVGRHIHAAKESPEFSFEAWTPLESAVMRFIDRNPGTSASAAAEATQLISSNFSRAVRGLEKKGMVRRDVDEHDARRVRLYPTARAHENLQHLREVWSGLLDGIVTDPAEVDALNATLRRIETELVAKARNGAR is encoded by the coding sequence GTGGATGAAGCGCAAACATCGAGGTTGTTCGAGCTCGCCGACCTGGTACTCGCGGTCGGCAGGCACATCCACGCGGCCAAGGAGTCCCCGGAGTTCTCGTTCGAGGCGTGGACGCCGCTGGAGAGCGCCGTCATGCGGTTCATCGACCGGAACCCCGGCACTTCGGCCAGTGCGGCGGCGGAGGCGACCCAGCTGATCTCCAGCAACTTCAGCAGGGCGGTGCGGGGCCTGGAGAAGAAGGGCATGGTGCGCCGCGACGTCGACGAGCACGACGCCCGGCGCGTGCGCCTCTATCCCACCGCGCGGGCGCACGAAAACCTGCAGCACCTGCGAGAGGTCTGGAGCGGCCTGCTCGACGGGATCGTGACCGATCCCGCGGAGGTCGACGCGCTGAACGCGACCCTTCGGCGCATCGAAACCGAGCTCGTCGCGAAGGCGCGGAACGGCGCGCGATAA
- a CDS encoding multidrug effflux MFS transporter encodes MNTTSRGTLTVPLLLVLALLASVAPFGIDLYLPAFPRMAADLRTSDTAIQLTLTMFLLGLAAGQLVFGPLSDKLGRRGPLLAGSAAFVAASVLATFSPTIGVLLVARLVQGLSAAAGMVVGRAVIADLETGRAAARAFSLMMIVSGVAPVIAPLIGSLLVDSIQWRGVLAVLAALAVAMLAGSAAVVRESLPRERRGTAGGGGFRLLRGRGYLSATATFVFAFAVLMAYISASPFLYQTVIGVGPVAYGLLFALNALGLVLSSAVSSRLLHRREPRHVLAIGVGWLLAAALVLLAMALLPIGATWLPVPIFFAVSSLGFVLGPATGIALDAVPGAAGTGSAVLGAAQFGLGALISPLVSLGDGRSAIPMAVTIAALAVVAALAHAAAPAKSADQTAHATEKVSP; translated from the coding sequence GTGAACACCACGTCACGCGGCACCCTCACCGTTCCGCTCCTGCTCGTGCTCGCCCTGCTGGCCAGCGTCGCCCCGTTCGGGATCGACCTCTACCTGCCCGCGTTCCCGCGCATGGCCGCGGACCTTCGCACCAGCGACACGGCGATCCAGCTGACCCTCACCATGTTCCTGCTCGGGCTCGCCGCCGGGCAGCTCGTCTTCGGGCCGCTGTCGGACAAACTGGGGCGGCGGGGGCCGTTGCTCGCCGGTTCGGCAGCCTTCGTCGCGGCGAGCGTCCTCGCCACCTTTTCGCCCACGATCGGCGTTCTGCTGGTCGCTCGCCTCGTGCAGGGGCTGAGCGCCGCGGCGGGCATGGTCGTCGGCCGCGCGGTCATCGCCGATCTCGAAACCGGCCGCGCCGCCGCGCGCGCCTTCAGCCTGATGATGATCGTCAGCGGCGTCGCCCCGGTGATCGCGCCGCTGATCGGCAGCCTCCTTGTCGATTCGATCCAGTGGCGCGGGGTGCTCGCCGTGCTGGCGGCGCTGGCCGTGGCCATGCTCGCCGGGTCGGCGGCGGTCGTGCGCGAAAGCCTGCCGCGCGAGCGGCGGGGCACGGCCGGTGGCGGCGGATTCCGCCTGCTGCGCGGCCGCGGTTACCTGTCCGCCACGGCCACCTTCGTCTTCGCGTTCGCCGTGCTGATGGCCTACATCTCGGCGTCGCCGTTCCTGTACCAGACCGTCATCGGTGTCGGCCCGGTCGCCTACGGCCTGCTGTTCGCGCTCAACGCGCTCGGCCTGGTGCTGAGCAGCGCGGTGTCGTCGCGGCTGCTGCACCGGCGCGAGCCGCGCCACGTCCTCGCCATCGGCGTCGGCTGGCTCCTCGCCGCGGCACTCGTCCTGCTCGCCATGGCACTGCTGCCGATCGGTGCCACCTGGCTCCCCGTGCCGATCTTCTTCGCGGTTTCGTCACTGGGATTCGTCCTCGGCCCGGCCACCGGGATCGCGCTCGACGCCGTTCCCGGCGCCGCGGGCACCGGATCGGCCGTCCTCGGCGCGGCCCAGTTCGGGCTCGGGGCGCTCATCTCGCCGCTCGTCAGCCTCGGCGACGGCCGTTCCGCGATCCCGATGGCGGTCACGATCGCCGCGCTCGCCGTCGTCGCGGCGCTCGCGCACGCGGCCGCTCCCGCGAAGTCCGCCGACCAGACCGCGCACGCGACCGAAAAGGTAAGCCCATGA